From a region of the Immundisolibacter sp. genome:
- the murU gene encoding N-acetylmuramate alpha-1-phosphate uridylyltransferase MurU gives MKAMILAAGLGTRMGPLTRDLPKPLLPVDGKPLIMHLLESLAAAGFVELVVNLAYRGEAIEDALGDGARFGVHIAYSHEPDGPLGTGGGVQRALPLLGPAPFVLVNADVRSGFPFAKLRKPPAGLGHLVLVDNPPHNPGGDFALQADGRLANQGNSMLTFAGISLLEPRLFEASPGGTFSLIPLLRAAAAVGDLTGEHYRGPWLDVGTPQRLADAQRPS, from the coding sequence GTGAAGGCGATGATTCTTGCCGCCGGACTCGGCACGCGCATGGGGCCGCTGACCCGCGACCTGCCCAAGCCGCTGCTGCCGGTGGACGGTAAACCACTGATTATGCACTTGCTGGAATCGCTCGCCGCAGCCGGCTTTGTCGAACTGGTGGTGAACCTCGCATACCGCGGAGAGGCCATCGAAGACGCGCTTGGTGACGGCGCGCGCTTTGGCGTACACATTGCCTACTCGCACGAGCCGGATGGCCCACTGGGGACCGGCGGCGGCGTGCAGCGCGCCCTGCCGCTACTGGGCCCAGCGCCGTTTGTACTGGTCAATGCCGACGTGCGCAGCGGGTTTCCATTTGCAAAACTGCGCAAGCCGCCAGCTGGCCTGGGGCACCTGGTGCTGGTGGATAACCCACCGCACAACCCGGGCGGCGACTTCGCCCTACAGGCCGACGGTCGACTCGCTAACCAAGGAAATTCAATGCTGACCTTTGCGGGCATCAGCCTGCTTGAGCCGCGCCTGTTCGAAGCCAGCCCTGGTGGTACTTTCAGCCTCATACCCCTGCTTCGCGCAGCGGCAGCGGTGGGCGACCTGACCGGCGAGCATTACCGTGGCCCCTGGCTCGACGTGGGCACCCCCCAGCGCCTGGCTGATGCGCAGCGCCCGTCATGA
- a CDS encoding aminoglycoside phosphotransferase family protein, which translates to MLQPAPPPPPVSLTITPDPRLAALNHWLARQVGEFSLEDASADASFRRYFRLRHAGGSLIVMDAPPPTENCQPFVYVAGLLHAAGLNAPRILAADIENGFLLLSDLGPSTYLEVFNEDNAEPLMGEAISALVRWQAASQPDALPPYDAALLGRELDLFPDWYVSRHLQLNLRPAEAATWQAARQLLIDRALAQTQVFVHRDYMPRNLMPGPNGPGVLDFQDAVFGPVSYDLVSLLRDAFWSWSDAQTQRWLASYWTQAGKAGIAVPGRLTQFATDCDFMGAQRHLKVLGIFARLNYRDGKPRYLAETPRFVAYIEAAAGRTPALAPLAELLAELHARAAP; encoded by the coding sequence GTGCTCCAACCTGCCCCACCGCCACCGCCTGTGTCCCTGACTATCACCCCCGATCCACGCCTTGCTGCCCTGAACCACTGGCTTGCCAGGCAGGTTGGCGAGTTCAGCCTGGAAGACGCCTCTGCCGATGCGAGTTTTCGTCGCTATTTTCGCCTGCGCCATGCCGGTGGCAGCCTCATTGTCATGGACGCGCCGCCGCCGACGGAGAACTGCCAGCCCTTCGTTTACGTTGCTGGCTTACTGCATGCGGCCGGCCTGAATGCGCCGCGCATCCTCGCTGCCGATATAGAGAATGGCTTTCTGCTGCTGAGCGATCTTGGCCCGAGCACTTACCTTGAAGTGTTCAATGAAGACAACGCCGAACCGCTGATGGGCGAGGCGATCAGCGCCCTGGTGCGCTGGCAGGCGGCGAGTCAGCCTGACGCGCTGCCGCCTTACGATGCTGCGCTGCTGGGTCGGGAGCTGGACCTTTTCCCGGACTGGTACGTGAGCCGGCACTTGCAACTCAACTTGCGTCCGGCCGAGGCGGCCACCTGGCAAGCCGCGCGGCAGCTGCTGATTGACCGCGCCCTGGCACAGACCCAGGTGTTCGTGCACCGCGACTACATGCCGCGCAATCTGATGCCAGGCCCCAACGGACCGGGGGTGCTCGATTTTCAGGACGCCGTGTTCGGGCCGGTCAGCTATGACCTGGTGTCGCTGCTGCGCGACGCGTTCTGGTCCTGGTCAGACGCGCAGACGCAGCGCTGGCTTGCCAGCTATTGGACCCAGGCGGGTAAGGCCGGCATCGCAGTGCCGGGCCGGCTGACCCAGTTTGCGACCGACTGCGACTTCATGGGCGCGCAGCGCCACCTCAAGGTACTCGGCATTTTCGCGCGTCTGAATTACCGCGATGGCAAGCCCCGTTACCTCGCCGAAACACCACGCTTCGTCGCTTATATCGAAGCCGCAGCAGGCCGCACGCCAGCGCTCGCGCCGCTGGCCGAGCTGCTGGCCGAGTTGCACGCGCGAGCCGCGCCGTGA